Proteins from a genomic interval of Kitasatospora kifunensis:
- a CDS encoding phosphocholine-specific phospholipase C, translated as MGSSETSPQLGRRRFLQLGGAGAAAAGLSMFPPAIAKAMALPAISRTKSIKDVQHVVILMQENRSFDHYFGTLRGVRGFADPRPALLPNGKPVFHQPTSTIKTARYQGRNLPASESEVLPWYIDPRSTTEHTAGTDHGWPSGHQAWNEGHWDSWVTQKQDVLTMGHLKRQDLLYHFALAEAFTIGDAYHCSVHADTAPNRIYLWTGTMDPRNVYGKTKLNGPATGERDDTNGYTWTTYPELLEQAGVSWKLYQGGSGIPGQPTDNFTDNSLMFFHNFQPADGADPSSPLVQKGASDHTLVEFANDVKNGTLPQVTWIVPPAKYSEHPSSSPTDGAYYINLVMEALTANPEVWGSTVLLLDYDENDGLFDHVVPPVPPLHSAPGGEGMVSESLVASLQDEFLDMTSRPWTSPAGTVGPSGLQPIGLGPRVPMIAISPWSRGGYVCSETFDHTSVLRFLEQRFGIASPYISDWRRSVCGDLTSMFDFKGKADPSPVHFQVPAPITSAGKPYSVPVPQAMPVQEPGTRPARPLQYKALVNEVPQQSGKVQLKLRNHGKIGAAFQVYDRQNPQSAPRRYTVAAHDTLQDFWTVATGQPYQLAAYGPNGSQFEFQGQGGDDLAVTFTQHGRDEVRVRIQNHCKERRTVRVANTYQHDGKAQATRVLKGHDSLEYSWHTGGQGNWYDVRVSAVDGAAFTRRYAGHLENGEHSTSDPGPVAG; from the coding sequence CGAGACCTCCCCCCAGCTCGGCCGTCGCAGGTTCCTCCAGCTCGGCGGCGCCGGTGCCGCCGCTGCCGGACTCTCGATGTTCCCCCCGGCCATTGCCAAGGCGATGGCGCTGCCGGCGATCTCCCGCACCAAGTCCATCAAGGACGTCCAGCACGTCGTCATCCTGATGCAGGAGAACCGCTCGTTCGACCACTACTTCGGCACCCTGCGCGGAGTGCGCGGTTTCGCCGACCCGCGCCCGGCGCTGCTGCCGAACGGCAAGCCCGTCTTCCACCAGCCGACCAGCACCATCAAGACCGCCCGCTACCAGGGCCGCAACCTGCCCGCGAGTGAGAGCGAGGTGCTGCCCTGGTACATCGACCCGCGCAGCACCACCGAGCACACCGCGGGCACCGACCACGGCTGGCCCAGCGGTCACCAGGCGTGGAACGAGGGGCACTGGGACTCCTGGGTCACCCAGAAGCAGGACGTCCTGACCATGGGTCACCTCAAGCGGCAGGACCTGCTCTACCACTTCGCGCTGGCCGAGGCCTTCACCATCGGCGACGCCTACCACTGCTCGGTGCACGCCGACACCGCGCCCAACCGGATCTACCTGTGGACCGGGACGATGGACCCGCGCAACGTCTACGGCAAGACCAAGCTCAACGGTCCCGCCACCGGCGAACGCGACGACACCAACGGCTACACCTGGACCACCTACCCGGAGCTGCTGGAGCAGGCGGGCGTCAGCTGGAAGCTGTACCAGGGCGGCAGCGGGATCCCCGGCCAGCCCACGGACAACTTCACCGACAACTCGCTGATGTTCTTCCACAACTTCCAGCCCGCCGACGGCGCCGACCCCAGCAGCCCGCTGGTCCAGAAGGGCGCATCGGACCACACCCTGGTCGAGTTCGCCAACGACGTGAAGAACGGCACCCTCCCCCAGGTGACCTGGATCGTGCCGCCGGCCAAGTACTCCGAGCACCCGTCCTCCTCGCCGACCGACGGCGCCTACTACATCAACCTGGTGATGGAGGCGCTGACCGCCAACCCGGAGGTGTGGGGCAGCACCGTGCTGCTGCTCGACTACGACGAGAACGACGGCCTCTTCGACCACGTCGTCCCGCCGGTGCCGCCGCTGCACAGCGCCCCCGGCGGCGAGGGAATGGTCTCCGAGAGCCTGGTGGCCAGCCTGCAGGACGAGTTCCTGGACATGACGAGCCGTCCGTGGACCAGTCCCGCCGGCACCGTCGGACCCAGCGGGCTCCAGCCGATCGGCCTCGGCCCGCGCGTGCCGATGATCGCCATCTCCCCCTGGTCGCGCGGTGGTTACGTCTGCTCGGAGACCTTCGACCACACCTCGGTGCTGCGCTTCCTGGAGCAGCGCTTCGGCATCGCCTCGCCCTACATCAGCGACTGGCGCCGATCCGTCTGCGGCGACCTCACCTCGATGTTCGACTTCAAGGGCAAGGCCGACCCCAGCCCGGTGCACTTCCAGGTGCCGGCCCCGATCACGAGCGCGGGCAAGCCCTACAGCGTGCCGGTGCCGCAGGCGATGCCCGTCCAGGAGCCCGGCACCCGCCCCGCGCGCCCGCTGCAGTACAAGGCGCTGGTCAACGAGGTGCCGCAACAGAGCGGCAAGGTCCAGCTCAAGCTGCGCAACCACGGGAAGATCGGCGCCGCGTTCCAGGTCTACGACCGCCAGAACCCGCAGTCCGCGCCGCGCCGCTACACCGTCGCCGCGCACGACACGCTGCAGGACTTCTGGACCGTGGCCACCGGCCAGCCCTACCAGCTCGCCGCCTACGGACCCAACGGCAGCCAGTTCGAGTTCCAGGGCCAGGGCGGCGACGACCTGGCGGTCACGTTCACCCAGCACGGCCGGGACGAGGTCCGGGTGCGGATCCAGAACCACTGCAAGGAGCGGCGCACCGTGCGGGTGGCCAACACCTACCAGCACGACGGCAAGGCGCAGGCCACCCGGGTGCTCAAGGGACACGACAGCCTGGAGTACAGCTGGCACACCGGCGGCCAGGGCAACTGGTACGACGTGCGGGTGAGCGCGGTGGACGGCGCGGCCTTCACCCGCCGCTACGCCGGCCACCTGGAGAACGGCGAGCACAGCACCAGCGACCCGGGGCCGGTGGCCGGCTGA
- a CDS encoding PD40 domain-containing protein yields MFGRGRAKVLAITGACAVAAALATTVAAPAGAAAPPTPVQVCLAPGGAQPDQRSDPAALSADGRYALIDSLAGNLTPQGGNGGVFVCDLRTGHIEQADLSESGSLPDSYSSGGALSADGRYAVFTSAADNLAPGATKGVQNVYLRDLRTHRTQLISAGNGSAPQVGDSDQPTISADGRYIAYTSNRPDLVPGGTGTFADVFVYDRHTGSTVRASVHSDGSPAVNGSVEPSISADGSRVTFISRDPSLASASASASASTAGQTLVPHRARFYPLYVHDLRTGRTSLASIEPDGSTAAVSQGVLSADGRYAVFTSLDNDFLAPSQIMVRDLDRGTTTLVSTAPGGAQGDQDSLTIGMSADDRSVFFTSSADNLLPGSTAQAFGYYRHDLRTNSTERLLQLPDPASGGQGLPAAVDGRGNTLLFGADGSRLLPGDTNQSPEAFALQLPRR; encoded by the coding sequence ATGTTCGGACGCGGTCGAGCCAAAGTCCTGGCCATCACAGGCGCCTGTGCCGTCGCCGCCGCCCTGGCCACAACCGTGGCGGCACCGGCCGGCGCGGCCGCGCCGCCGACCCCGGTGCAGGTCTGCCTGGCGCCCGGGGGTGCGCAGCCCGACCAACGCTCCGACCCGGCCGCGCTGAGCGCGGACGGCCGCTACGCGCTGATCGACTCGCTCGCCGGCAATCTGACACCCCAAGGCGGCAACGGCGGCGTCTTCGTCTGCGACCTGCGCACCGGGCACATCGAGCAGGCGGACCTGAGCGAGTCGGGCTCCCTGCCCGACTCCTACTCCTCCGGCGGGGCACTGAGCGCGGACGGCCGCTACGCCGTCTTCACCTCGGCCGCCGACAACCTCGCACCGGGGGCCACCAAGGGCGTCCAGAACGTCTACCTGCGCGACCTGCGGACCCACCGCACCCAACTGATCAGCGCCGGCAACGGCAGTGCGCCGCAGGTCGGCGACAGCGACCAGCCGACCATCAGCGCGGACGGCCGCTACATCGCCTACACCTCGAACCGCCCCGACCTGGTGCCCGGCGGCACCGGCACCTTCGCGGACGTCTTCGTCTACGACCGCCACACCGGCAGCACCGTGCGGGCCTCCGTCCACAGCGACGGCAGCCCGGCCGTCAACGGCTCCGTCGAACCGTCGATCAGCGCGGACGGCTCCCGGGTGACGTTCATCTCCCGGGATCCGAGCCTGGCCAGTGCCAGTGCCAGTGCCAGTGCCAGCACCGCAGGCCAGACGCTGGTACCGCACCGCGCGCGGTTCTACCCCCTCTACGTGCACGACCTGCGCACCGGCCGCACCAGCCTGGCCAGCATCGAGCCGGACGGCAGCACCGCCGCCGTCAGCCAGGGAGTGCTCAGCGCCGACGGCCGCTACGCGGTGTTCACCTCGCTCGACAACGACTTCCTGGCACCGAGTCAGATCATGGTGCGCGACCTGGACCGCGGCACCACCACGCTGGTCAGCACGGCTCCCGGCGGTGCCCAGGGCGATCAGGACTCGCTCACGATCGGGATGAGCGCGGACGACCGCTCGGTCTTCTTCACCTCCAGCGCGGACAACCTGCTGCCCGGCAGCACCGCGCAGGCGTTCGGCTACTACCGGCACGACCTGCGCACCAACAGCACCGAGCGCCTCCTGCAGCTGCCCGACCCCGCGAGCGGGGGCCAAGGCCTGCCGGCGGCCGTCGACGGCCGCGGGAACACCCTGCTGTTCGGCGCGGACGGCAGCAGGCTGCTACCGGGCGACACCAACCAGTCACCCGAGGCCTTCGCCCTCCAACTGCCCCGGCGCTGA
- a CDS encoding carboxymuconolactone decarboxylase family protein gives MTRRLAWAQLEPAAYQAMLELEKFSADRIDPILFELIKMRASYLNGCAYCLDKHTHDALALGESTQRLVVVSAWREAPHLFTERERAALALTDAVTRLGEHGVPDDVWAQAAEQFEEKELVHLLMAIATINAWNRIAISTRAETAPRG, from the coding sequence ATGACTCGGCGACTCGCCTGGGCACAGCTCGAACCGGCCGCCTACCAGGCCATGCTCGAACTGGAGAAGTTCTCGGCCGACCGGATCGACCCCATCCTCTTCGAGCTGATCAAGATGCGCGCCAGCTACCTCAACGGCTGCGCGTACTGCCTCGACAAGCACACCCACGACGCCCTCGCGCTGGGCGAGAGCACCCAGCGCCTGGTGGTCGTCTCCGCCTGGCGGGAGGCACCACACCTGTTCACCGAGCGCGAGCGGGCCGCCCTCGCGCTCACCGACGCCGTCACCCGGCTCGGCGAGCACGGCGTCCCGGACGACGTGTGGGCCCAGGCCGCCGAGCAGTTCGAGGAGAAGGAACTGGTCCACCTCCTGATGGCGATCGCTACGATCAACGCGTGGAACAGGATCGCCATCAGCACCCGAGCGGAAACGGCCCCGCGCGGGTGA